Within Planktothrix tepida PCC 9214, the genomic segment CCAATTGCCCAAGTGATAATTAAGGATAAAATTGCTAATAATAACGTAGCCGGAACTCGTTCTAAAAGCAAAGAGGTAACAGACCGTTGATTGGCAAAACTATAGCCAAAATTGCCGTAACCAACAATTTGCCCTAACCAAAACCAATATTGTTCTACAGCCGATTTATCAAGGTGAAATTTTACTCGCAGTTGGTCTAAGGTTTCCTGGGAAATTTGAGGATTATTTGAAAGGTTATCTAAATAATCTCCAGGGGCAAGCTGAGTAATGGTAAAACATAAAGCGGAAGCTAAAAATAGCGTTAAAATGGCTTGTAATAATCGCTTACCAATATAGACAAATGTTTCATTCATCATCTGGCTTTTCCCCTTTTATAACCTGCAAATAACGTCACGGAAAACCGATAAAAATTAATCGTATTCTAACAAACTAATCACCGGAACATCGGGCAATTGTACCCGACCGTTTAAACCCGTGAGTTCCACAACAAAACAAAATCCAGCAACGGTCGCCCCCGCTTGTTGAACTAATTCAGCCGTCGCTTTTGCTGTCCCACCTGTGGCAATTAAATCATCTACAATTAACACCCGATGTCCTGATGAAATTGCATCTTGGTGCATTTCTAAACAATCCGTGCCATATTCTAATTCATATTCAGCCCGATAGACGGCCGACGGTAATTTTTTCGGTTTACGGATAGGAACAAACCCCACGTCTAATTGATAAGCTAAAGGCATTCCAAATAAAAATCCCCTCGACTCCATTCCGAGAATATAGTCAGGAGACAAAGGACGACATTTTTCCGTTAAACAATCAATGGTATACCGCAGTCCTTGGGGGTCTTGTAACAAAGTCGTAATATCTCGGAATAAAATTCCGGGTTTAGGAAAATCGGGAATTTCCCGAATGAGAGACTTTAAATCCATGAGTATTGTAATCAACGAGAAGATCGAATAGACTCAGGGAAATTGTCTCTCATTCTGTGCGCTCTGTCGAGTTATTTTTTCCCTTTGTGTTTGCTGTCTTCATCAGGAAAACGAATAATATCATCGTCCCCCAAATATTCGCCATTCTGCACTTCAATCATCACCAAAGGAATCACCCCAGGATTTTCCACGCGGTGGGGGGTATTCATGGGAACATAGGTGGACTGTTTCGGAAGCAGTAAAGTTTCCTCACCCCCACAAACGACTTTAGCGGTTCCTGCCACTACAATCCAGTGTTCACTGCGATGATAGTGCATTTGGGTACTGATATGATAACCTGGATTGACGACAATGCGATTAATTCGGTAGCGATCGCCTTCTTCAAGTAAACTCACCTGACCCCAAGGCGGTGTCCGAGTTGTACTTTCTTCGGAAATAGGGGTTTGTGCAGTTTTATCTGTGCTCATAATTCTTGTCAGTATCAGAGAATACCAATTTTATAACCTAATTTTGGGGTTAAAATCCCTCTTCATCTTACCTATTCATGAATCCGAATTCAACAATTATTGTTCAAATTCAAGAATCTGGTCAAAATATTTACCAAGGACTGCCAATTAAAGTAAACGCTGACCAATAATAAGGATGAGTCAAAGTTTGAGGCGGTAAATTTCCCAGTTCTGGCGGCAGCAGAATCCTTTGTTTCTCATCGAGTTGTAAATAACCTGCTTCTAATTTTACCTCCCCTTTCAAAAGTTTAATTTGAGCTTTTCTTAATGCCTCAGCTTTAATTTTAGACCCCTGTAATTGACGATAAAACTCAGTCATTAACCCTAACGTTCCCTCATCACTAACATACCATAAACTCGCTAAAGCTGATTTTACACCCGCTTGAACCGCTAACCCTGCAAATCCGAGTTCTGCGTGTTCATCTCCTAAAGCAGTACGACAAGACGACAAAACTAATAACTCCACTGCGGGTTTATTCCATCCTAACTGTCTTAACTGATTTAAACCCAATCGTTCCTTATCCCACAATTGTATAAAAGAATTATCAGGACGTCCGGGGTTAAATTCACTATGGGTCGCTAAATGAATAATTTGATAGGGATAATCTCGCCGTTGACGAATTAAATTATTAATCGTAAAGGCTTGATTCATAAACACATGACCCGACCACATCCGTTGAGTAATTAAATTTAACTCAGTTTCTACCGCAGGTAAGGGTTGTAAATCCACAAACCGACTCGCTCCCATAGCTAAAACTTGCGTATTTTCCAGAGAACGATAACGAGTATCTAATAAACTCAAACTCGGAATTAAACTCAAACTATAATTTTCGACTAAAAAATGCTGACCGTCATGGAGTGCAGCCATCGGTAAACTGCGTAATCCAGCATCTAAACTCAATAATAATGTTTCAATATTACCCGCTTTCAATTCAGATTCAATCGGAGTAATTAACCAGCGATACAGTTGTTGAGAAGCCGATAAATAACTTTCAGAATTTCGATCTCGTGGATTCGTAATTCCAGTTCTAAACTCCTGAACTTTTGCCATTAATTCGGCATGAGAAACATCAACTCGTTTCAATTGCGGTTTTCCATTTTCCGTTAAAATCACCACATCTAAATCATTTTGTCTCAACATCACATAAACCACCGCCGCATGGGTTCCCGTTTCTCGATAAATGCGTTTTAAAACCGATGCTGCATCAGCCGTTGTTAATGAAAAACCCACCACGTCTTGACCGAAATATTCGGCAAATTCATCCCGACGTAATTCCTCTAATCCAGTAAATCCCCCCCAATTTCTATCCTGCAATTGAGTTTGATTAGCACTAAAGATTAAATTATTAACTTCACGAATGGGAATCTCTAATTTTTGTTGAGAATTAACTTCTTTTAAACCCGGAAAACCCATCATCGGAGGCATTCCCGGTGCGCCATTTCCAGGAACTAATCGCGAATCCAACTGCAAAATCCCCGGAGAATGATTTGAAAACGGCCCAGAAGTTATCCCTATTGGGGAGGGGTTAGTATTACTTAAAATCATCTGACCTTGAGGATTAACACTCACATGATTCGCCGGACTATTAAAGGGAGAACCTGTTAGTAATTCAGGTAAGGCTAACGGACTCACCGACCCATTTCCCAGAGTTGCTGTCACCGGGACTTCTAAATTTAACATTTGTCCCATTCCTGATAACTGAACAAAATTACCATTCCCCCCTGGAGTGGGTTGGGGTGCTGCATTTCCTGGTATTGAATGGGGAGAAGGTGAGAGGGGACTGGTTGAAAACATCGACGGAGAATTAGGCGGTAAAACAATATTATTTCCACCCATCGGTTGATTTTGAATCGGTAGAAAATTCCCCGGCATTGCAGAGGTAGAGTTAGGGCTAAAAATAGTGGAATTATTAACAGGAATAGCTGGAAAAAACAGTGCGGAATTTAGATTGGAAATTTGGCTAGGGGGGACAGCACGCCCCTGATGTTCCCCAGGGACAGCCATGACACCCCCAGAAACCCCAGGCATTTCAGCCATCGCCGGACAAATAAGACCATTTAAAACCAAAAGGGGGATCAATTTTGCAGTGAATCGATGGGTTTTCATGTCGTCTAAACTCCTTAGACATCCGGCGAATCCAGACGCCTATCAATAGTTTAGAGTATTTTCTGCCTAAAAAATCCGGCTTTACCAACTCTTTACCGATTGGCTATTTATTTCTTCAACCCTTGATTTAACCATTGCTGCATTAACTTAATTTCCGCTTCTTGAGATGTTAAAATAGCTTGAGCAAGTTGTTGAATTTCCGAGCGTTTTGATTTGGTTTGAGCATCTTTTGCCATGATTAATGCCCCTTGGTGATGGGGAATCATCGCGGTGAAAAATCGTTGATCAAAACCTGAATCAGCCGCCCCTAAATCAGCCATCATCATCATTGAATCCATTTGTTGGGAAGACATGGGCATACTATGACCCATAGCCGCATGATAAGCAATGGCATCTTTTGCTTGGGGATACCAAGTTTTTCGCCATTGCTGCATCTGAGCAATTTCTTTTTCTTGAGCTTTAATAATGTCTTCGGCTAATTTTTTAACTTCAGGACGAGTCGATTTTTGGAGAACTTGTTGAGCCATGTTAATAGCGCCTTGATGATGGGGAATCATGGCATCAATAAAGCGTAAATCATACTCAACATCGGCTGGGCCTAAATCCATCATCATGCCATGATTTCCTGACATCATGCTGTGATTTTGACTTAGGATTGTTTCAGAACTAACGGGAGTTGCTGTTGAAGAATTAATCGGTTTAGAAGAGGATTCAACTGTTGTACAAGCACCTAAACTTAAGGTCAGGAAAATTCCGAGGATAGAAGTTAACAAGTCAGGGTTAAATCTCATAGAGTTTGGGTTCAAAATTTAGAATGGAAAGGTGAATTTGTTAGAATAAAAGCGGAGTTAATCTCAGAGGTAAACTCCTCAGTTTTAGTTTGACATTCAAAAATGAAATCAGGATGAAATGGTCAAAAATCATCACCCCCCATCGTCTCCTTGGAAAGTCATTCAACTTTTAGCCGAGATTCATTCTCCTTGGGTAACGGTAATTGCGGAACAATTACAAGATGATCAAGGTAAAATTGTAGACTATTGGCGAGTGGAAAAAGCTGATTCTGTTGTGATTTTAACGATTCAGAATCAAACCTTGATTTTACCTCGACCTATGTATCGTCCAGGGGTCGGAAAAACTACACTTGATTTTCCAGGAGGACGAGTTTCCTCAGAACAAACACCTTTAGAAGCAGTTCCCTTAATTCTTCAAAAAGAGTTAGGGATTCAATCTCATGAAATTGCTAAAATTATCACTTTAAATCATGAGGGATGGGCAATTAATAGTTCTTTTTCTAACCAAAAATTGTATGGATTTATGGCTGAAATTTTACCAAATATTTCTATCAATCCCGAACAAATTGGAGCAATTTACCCGATTACAACTCAGGGAATTGAAGCGTTACTCAAGGATTTAGTTTGTCTTCAATGTCGAGGAATTTTATTAGAATGGAAACAGAAATTTAAAATAAATTAGCCTTTGAAATATCAACTACAATAACCCGATCTCGTCCCTGTTTTTTAGCTTGATATAAAGCGATATCTGCTAGTTGTAATAACTCATCACAGGAGTTTCCATGATCAGGAAATCCAGAAACTCCAATGGATACCGTAATTCCTTCTAAAAAATTATAGGAATATTCCTGTTTTAAGTTTTTAACTTTCAGGCGGATTCTCTCAGCAATCATTTGAGCGATTTGAAGATTGGTATTCGGTAAAATAAAGACAAATTCTTCACCACCATAGCGATAAGCCATATCAGAAATACGGAGAACATCTTTTACCGTTTTACTCACCAATTTCAGAACAATATCTCCGGCTTTGTGACCAAACTTATCATTAAACCCCTTAAAATAATCAATATCTGCCATTAAAACACTTAAACATTCTTGCACCTTTTGGGCCGAATTTAGTACCTGGGGAAATACGGTGTCTAAATATCTTCGATTAAATAATCCTGTTAGGGAATCATGAATACTATCATAATGTAAGCTTTCTTCTACCAGATTACTATGTTCAATCGTGGTTTCCAAAATTAACTCTAAATCATTTTTTTCCTGACGTAATAAACCGACTAACGATTGCAGGTGTTCTTGAGAAGCTTGGAGTTTAATTTGTGCTAAATGACGTTCGTGAATTTCTGCTTTTAGTTGTTGATAGGATTTCTGTAATTGAGCTTCTACTAAATCCCCATGAGCCGTCGTAATTTCTAATAAAATTTCTAGGTCAGCTTTTTCCTGCTTCAGGGTTTTAATCTTCTGGCGGAGTTCGTGAATATAGTTTAGTAGTTGTTTTTCAGAACAAGGATCATTTTCCATTAATTTATGCTGGTCTTAAAGGATGAAATAATAAGCAAAGTTCTCTAAATTCAATATACATTTAAAATTCATCCTATTCAAATTGGATGAGTTGATTATAGCAAGAGTTCATTAGCCGTAATCGCACAGTTTCGTCCTTTGGCTTTCGCTTCATATAAAGCGGCATCAGCCGATTCTGTGAGTTGCAAACTCGATAATCCGTGGACTGGAAAACTGGCAATTCCCAAAGAAATTGTCAGTTTTTCCCAAAATGCGTCATGCTTTTCTATCCTCAATCTTTCAACTCCTGAACGCAGTTTTTCTGCTAAATTTTTAGCTTCTTCTAAAGACGTTCTGGGTAAAATCAGCATTAACTCTTCTCCTCCATATCGACAAGCAATATCTGATTGACGAATATTATCAATCAAAAATTGACTGATTTCCTGTAGAACCACATCTCCAACTTGATGCCCCCATTTATCATTAAACCTTTTAAAATAATCGATATCAATCATAATAACACTGAGGACTTGCTGATGTTCCTGGGCATATTTAAGATGACGGTCTAAGGATTTTTCCTGATAACGTCGATTAAACAAACCGGTCAAGGGATCTCGAATACTAAGATTGTGAGTATATTCTTCAATAAAATCTCCATGAGCCGTTGCTGTTTCTAAGATAATTCTCAAATCATGATTGGCTTGGCTGACAGTTTCCAGTAAGAGTCTGAGTTGACGTTCTGATGCTTTTAATTTAGCTTCAGCTAGTTTTCGTTCTCGGATTTCAAAGTGCAATTGTCGGTTGGATTCATATAATTGAGATTCTACTAAATCAGCATGAACGGTTGTTGCTTCTAATAAAATTTCTAAATCCAACTTTTCCCGTTTCAAGATTTCTAACTCTTGAGAGAGTTTTTCCGTTTCCAAGAACAGTTCAGAGAGTGAGTGGGGGGTGGTTTGCTGCATCTTTAAAGTATCCCTCTGGTCTATAAATAAATACTTTAGTTTAGCCTTTAGCCTTCATGGGTCATGGAAATGAAAGAAATTATTTAATCTTGAGTTCCAAAGTTGGCATTAATCGTTGTAAATTTTTTAGGGATTTTCCTTGCCAGGGAATTGTATTAGAGGCTAAAATGATTAATCCCATTTCTTTCTTTTGACGAACTTTAATAACAAATTTAGACAGCATATTAATCCCCGAACTATTCAAAAACTCTAACTCTTGGAGATCCAGGGTAATCAAGGTGGGTTCTTCTAGCAAAATATCATTCAGTAACTTAATCACAGGATTAGTATCTTCAAGACCACTCAAACGCAATGAACCTGATAACGTGATGGTATGGGTATTACTCTCATAGCTCACTTGATAATCTTCCGTTTTAAATTCTTTCATTACCATTGTTATAATCCTTATATTTTGGGGGTAAATTAAACGTGGAATTTTAAAGTTTAAATGGCAAGTTGAACCATTGTTGTGACGTTGACAATTTTAGGTTCTGTTTGAATGGTTTCAAATTTCCATCCCAATCGAGCGAAGTAATCATTAATCATGGTTAAATATCCCAAGCCAGACTGGGTATCATTTTCTAAATTTTGTTCGATTTGCTTAATATACAATTCTTCGATATCAGAATTTATCAGTTTTTCAATAAACTCTTGAAAGGGTTGAACAGCTTCAGGAGTAATGCTATTCACGACAACAAAGATTAGTCTATCTGTTTTTAAATACAGTTGAATGCTAATGGGTTGATTGACTGTATCATCGCTAAATTTCATCGCATTTTCTAATAATTCATTTGCAATAAAACTAACGGAACTTTTAATGTCATTTTGTCGAGAGGAAGTCGCTTGATCATATTCACTTTTTGGGAAAAATGTTGTTACATAATCAGCCATAAAATTAGCTGACAAACCATTATTACGCCAACGCTGTTTGAGCGGCATGGAATAGGGAGAGAAACCAATCATCAGAAATTCATTGCTGACGAGAGGAACTTCAACAAAGTCGCCAAAAATCTCGGTCATAAATTCTTTAAGTGATAACAAACCAAAGGCTATTGAGCTAATCATTTTACTTTTTTACGAAAAGTAAACAAGGGTAAAATAAATAAATTTAGGGAAAAGCACTAAAACAGTGGGAGTCGAATCTCTAAGTGTAACTGGGCTAGGGTGAGTGTAAACAATCTAACCCCATAAAGCAGCTTGGTGAACTGTTGTCAACTTCCCGATTGAAATCTTAGCAAAAGCTGTGGGAGCTTATTTTATCATACAATGTTAAAAACATTAATCCAATTTTTAAAGGATAAAGAAAGATTTAATCCAGATTCTGCAATGACCTAGATTACTAAACTTGTGTACAAGCTGTCAAGAAACAATTGATCTAGATCCTCCCGGTCTAAAATTTAACTCCTTTTCTGTTTCTTTCAAGCTGAATTTGCTGATCCTGTTGAAACAATGCAGATTACCTTGAGAAAGATTGCAGCACACGCTGTAAATAAATTTGAGCAACTTGATCCGATGGATTTTCCCGCAAACAGGTTTCAAAACAATGAGCAGATTCAGGAAAAGCTTCCAGATGATAGAGGGTTAAGGCTTGTTCAAATAACGTTTTTGTTGCCACTTTTCTGCGATATAAATCGGGCGGATCAGCATCAAAAACTTCAAAAACTGATACCATTTCTGATTTTCCTTTCACCCTAACTTTATCAATCACACGGAAGGAATAGATATTAGGATCTTCCAGTCGCAAAAAGGTATGTTCACTAATTAATAAAGGGATGCAATAACGTTTACTTAATTCCTCTAGTCGAGCTCCTAAATTTACAGCATCGCTAATAACGGTACTATCCATTCTGTGTTGTCCACCAACAATCCCTAACATTAAATCCCCCGTATTAATTCCAATGCCAATTGTAATCGGAGGACGATCAGGACGTTGACGAGTGAGATTATATTCTGACAAGCGTTGTAACATTGAAATTCCAGCTTTGACGGCATCATCAGCACTACCTCCAAACAGTGCCATAATCGCATCGCCAATATATTTATCAATAAATCCTCGATTTTCAGTAATCGCAGGTTCCATCCGCGATAAATAAGCATTAATAAATTTAAAGTTATCTTCAGGAGTCATCCGTTCAGACAGTTGGGTAAAACTGCGAATATCTGAAAATAAAATCGACATTTCTTTTTGTACCGCATCCCCCGATTTAACATCCACTAAACTTTCATAGCCTAAAAACGATAAAAATTGATTCGGAACAAATCGACCCGCCGCATCCGTTAATTGTTCTTCTTCATCTAAGGCTAATTCTAAATTACAATTAATCTCAAACATTTCTTCAATAAACCGTTGCCGTTCTTCTTCGGCGCGTCGGCGTTCTGTAATGTCTTGAAACACGCCAATGGCATAGGCAATTTGTCCCCATTCATCATAAATTGGCGTTCCCCAAGTTTGTAAGGGAATAATTCGCTCTAAATATTCAATTTCTAATTGATCAACACTGCCAATTCCCTCATGCAAAGCTTTAAAAATAGGTAAATTTTCTAAGGGATAGGGTTTCTTAATATCTGAGGAGGAATTAGAATAAATATTCAATTTTAAAGGGGGATCAGAAAAGAAAACTTTGTTTCCTAATAATTCTTTAACCACTTGATTCGTATAGTATAATTTTCCGGTGGCATCCACAACCACGACTCCTAATGGAATCGCTTCTAAAAGTTGATAGAGTCGTTGATTTTGTACTCGTAATTCCGCCATTAAATCCAAATTTTCGGTTTTAAGGCGTTGGTTGAGTAGGGTAATTTCTTGATAGGCTTGGGTTAATTGAGTTTTCTGAGCTTCAACGGTTTGTTTTTCTTTTTTTAATTGGGTGAAGCTGTCTCGTAATTGAGCTTCTTTCTGCTGAAGAAGGGCAACTTTTTCTTCTAAACCTGCATAAAGACGGCGTAATTGTCGAGTCATTCGGTTAAAAGCGATCGCTAATTGTCCGATTTCATCATCGGTTGTCACTGGCGCAACTAAGGTTAAATCTCCATCCGATACTTGAGTTGCCGTCTGGGTAATTGCTAAAATGGGACGAGTAATTTGTCGAGCTAGAATATAGACTCCTACAGCTAAAATAACCGCCGAAGTTAATCCAACTGATAAAATAATCCAAGCCAATCGATGGGCAGGTGCATCGGCTTCTGATTGGTGCATTTCTACTAATAATGCTAAGTCTTGTTGATCTAACCACCGATAAACCCCAATGACTGGAATTCCTGCATAGTTTAAATAGATTTTGCGACCGTCTTGTCCCGCTAACGCCGCTTCAATTCCCCGGCTATGAATCTGAGTCGGAAAGTCATTTCGACCAAAACCTTCGGCGGTGACAAACCTCTGAGATCGATCTACTAAATAAGTTTCCCCACTCTTACCTAAACCGGTTTTATCAAAAACAATTTCTTCCATTTTTTTCAGGTTTAAATGAGTGACTAGCACCCCAAAGACATTTTGATCTTGTCCAGTAATGGGTGTGGAAATAGTTAAAGTGGGTTTATGGGTGATCGGCGAAAAATAAATATTTTGTACAAAAGTATGGTAACGACCTTCTTTAAAATATTGTTCGTTAAATCGATATTGGCCTTCAAATTCGGGATTGGTCGAAAAAATAACTTTTCCGTCCTTAGCTGTCAAAAGCTGCACTTTCTTTAAGTCTGGTTTAGCAGCTAGAGCAGAAGCCATATATTGCTTAATTTGAATATAGGCATCCCTCCATTGGGGGGAACGCGCATCCACCGTCAATAGAATCGCTGCGGCTGTTTTGAGATCGGGTAATTGTGCTAAAGAAACGGTTGCATTTTTTTGATTCTCCACCCATAGATTTAACGCTTCTTCTTTCAGGGTAGCCGTCACTTCCAATCGGTCAAACACCAACTGTTGAATGGAGGCTTTGGCGCTTTGAAAGGCGATGGCCCCCACACAGAAGACGGTTACTACAGATAACAGTAAAAAGTAGACCACAAGCCTGGACATCAGGCTTTTTGTCCAGAATTTCATTCAATTGGCCCTTCATCACCTGTCACAACTCACGTTTTCAAGGTCTTTTGTCTGGCTAAGGACTTTCTTTTACCTATATTAGCTAGTTCCGAAAGAACTCATTGCAGCAGCCTCAATTGGTGATCCTTATTTTATCGGGTTTCGGTTGACCCTTGAGTATTGAGGCTTTATTGTTGACAGCGAATCCCTCACACCTGACCCTTGAGTTCATGCCAAAATTGAAGAACTGTTAACTTGAAATTTACCTTTATGTCAAGACCTACTGTCTATTTAGCGATTACAAATCATGGATTTGGTCATGCTGTGCGATCTGCTGCGGTTGCTAATGAAATTCAAAAGCGTTGTCCTGATGTGTTATTAATTCTGGTGACAACAGCACCTCGATGGTTATTAGAATCTTATCTGGAGGGGGATTTTATTGTCCGTCCCCGTGGGTTTGATGTGGGGGTAGTGCAGTCTGATAGTTTAACGATGGATAAAGCTGCAACTTTACAGCAATGGCAACAAATTCGCCAACAAGACCGTTCAATTATTGCCGGGGAAGTCAGTTTTATTAAACAAAATAAAGTTAATTTAATTTTAGCAGATATTCCCCCCTTAGCTTCAGCGATCGCCTCATCTGCGGGAATTCCCTGTTGGATGATGGGGAATTTTGGTTGGGATTTTATCTATCGAGATTGGGGGGAAGAGTTTATGGAATTAGCGGATTGGATTTCGGGTTGTTTTAGTCAATGCGATCGCTTATTTCGCTTTCCCCTTCATGAACCGATGACGGCTTTTCCCCATACAATTGATGTGGGTTTAACGGGGGGAAATCCTCGGTTTAATTTAGAAGCTTTGAGAGAAAAATTAGGAATTACGACTCCTCCTGAAAAAACTATCTTATTAACTTTTGGCGGTTTGGGATTAAATGCAATTCCGGTTCATAATTTTGAACAATATTCTGATTATACCTTTATTACCTTTGATGTAAATTTACCGTCTTTCCCGAATTTAGTTCAAGTAAGTAATTTTTTGCAATTACCGGATATTGATTCCCATTTATTTCGTTTGCGTCCGGTGGATTTAATGCCTTTGTGTGGACGAGTTATTTCTAAACCGGGATATAGTACCTTTGCGGAAGCATTACGGTTAGATATTCCTTTAATTTCTTTAACAAGAGATGGATTTGCCGAAGCCCCCGTTTTATTAGACTGGTTACAAAATTATGGGACGCATCAACTGATCCCGTCGGCTGAATTTTTTGAAAATAATTGGGATTTTATCCATCAACCTCTACAACCCCCTCAGCTTTCTGAAAGATTAGATAAAAATGGCAATGAAGCGATCGCTCAAGCGGTTGTTGACTATCTTTTGAATTTACCTTAAAATTTAAGCATAATAAAGCCATAAAGGGCTTACTACGGGTTTTAATTATGGCGCATTATCAGGAAATTTTAGAGATTCAGACCAGTGGTAAATCATTTTCTAATATTACCCATTATGTGCAGGAAATTGTTAAAAATTCGGGGATAAAAATCGGAATTTGTCATTTGTTTTTACGACATACTTCCGCCAGTTTAATTATTCAAGAAAATGCTGATCCTGATGTTTTAAGAGATTTAGAGAACTTTTTATCGAAATTAGTTCCTGAAGGTAATTATTATATTCATGATGCGGAAGGCTTAGATGATATGCCAGCCCATATTAGAACCGTTCTCACCCATACCTCTGAACAAATCCCCATTTCCCAAGGACGATTATTATTAGGAACCTGGCAAGGAATCTATCTCTGGGAACACCGTCGCCATCGTCATAGCCGTGAATTAGTCGTACATATTATGGGGGAATAATATTAACATATTATTTGATGGCAATTATAGGTTATAATTTTGATTAATACGATTTGAGGTTAATCGTTATGGTACAATAAACCCATCCTATTCATGACGAATATCCTGAACCCAAGGGAACTTTAACCCGTTCTCTGAAATATTATGCGAGAACCCCTGAAGAACCGAAATTATTAGCTAGGGAGGTTTATTTTGTTTCTTCTGAACTCTGTTTTTATGAAATAAAACGCAGTTTAGTATTATCTATTAAAACTGGGGCTACCGATGAAGGACTCGAAAAATTAAACGCTATTAGTACCATCAATGTCAAGCATTTAGGGTTGTTTTCCAATGCTCAAGAATGGCAAAATATTAGTTATTAAATCTCTAGTAACGGTGGGGTGAGTCAGTGGATTTTTTCTAACTCACCCCAACCCCAAAACTTACAAACTAGACATCACTTCTCTAGCCGCTGCTAAGGTTTTTTCAATGTCTTCATCCGTATGAGCTAAAGACGTAAACCCAGCTTCAAATTGAGAAGGAGCTAAATAAATTCCCCGCTCTAACATTCCACGATGGAAACGGCTAAATTTAGCTAAATCGGATTTTTTAGCATCCTCATAATTGTGGACTGGCCCTTGGGTAAAAAATAAACCAAACATTCCACTAATTTGTCCCCCACAAGCCGCATGACCGGTTTCTTTAGCTATTTTTAACAACCCCTCACTTAATTTTTTGGTGATTTTATCCAAATATTCATAAGTTCCAGGTTTTTGCAATAACTCTAGGGTTTTGATTCCCGCAGTCATCGCTAAAGGATTTCCTGATAAGGTTCCCGCTTGATACATCGGGCCAGCCGGAGCGACCATTGACATAATATCCCGACGTCCACCATAAGCACCAACAGGTAAACCGCCACCAATGACTTTTCCTAATGTCGTTAAGTCCGGTGTCACCCCGAATTTCTCTTGAACTCCGCCATAAGCAATGCGGAAGCCAGTCATCACCTCATCGAACACTAATAAAGCCCCATTTTCCTTTGTCAGTACCCGTAGACCTTCCAAAAACCCAGCATCGGGAGGAATAAAGCCAGCGTTGCCTACAATCGGTTCTAGGATGACTCCGGCAATTTCACCTGGATTTTCAGCAAATAGCTGTTTGACGGCTTCTAGGTCATTGTAGGGGGCTGTGAGGGTACTACTGGTAACGGATTTGGGAACTCCAGGAGAATCAGGTAAACCCAATGTAGCGACCCCTGAA encodes:
- the hemL gene encoding glutamate-1-semialdehyde 2,1-aminomutase, which gives rise to MTLPLITTKSEEIFAAAQKLMPGGVNSPVRAFKSVGGQPIVFDRVKGAYVWDVDGNQYIDYVGSWGPAICGHTHPDVINALKDALDKGTSFGAPCVLENVLAEMVIDAVPSIEMVRFVNSGTEACLSVLRLMRAFTGRDKLIKFEGCYHGHGDMFLVKAGSGVATLGLPDSPGVPKSVTSSTLTAPYNDLEAVKQLFAENPGEIAGVILEPIVGNAGFIPPDAGFLEGLRVLTKENGALLVFDEVMTGFRIAYGGVQEKFGVTPDLTTLGKVIGGGLPVGAYGGRRDIMSMVAPAGPMYQAGTLSGNPLAMTAGIKTLELLQKPGTYEYLDKITKKLSEGLLKIAKETGHAACGGQISGMFGLFFTQGPVHNYEDAKKSDLAKFSRFHRGMLERGIYLAPSQFEAGFTSLAHTDEDIEKTLAAAREVMSSL